A region from the Thermoplasmatales archaeon genome encodes:
- a CDS encoding putative transposase OrfB encodes MRSLFYDIHRTVMNAVERAGYPLVRVLSILGIPRSWYYAQIEFSPLLDGRFNPLAVRDDEGWIVIGYKHKHPEMSFRELAYAMMDEDIAYLSPSTVYSILKRNNLIVEWKRPSWESTRPEHANRPDERWQTDIMYVKINGRFFYLLIFIDEYSRYIVHHSLLTSMDADSVSLEAQAAIDILRKSSLAEPVIQSDNGSSFIAMEFKLVLRENHLTQKLIRPHTPEQNGIVERANKTMRESLVPVILMDYEQAKSEISRIIQHYNNERRHSSLQYLTPIQYYRGEPDVLLAIREAKIEKARILRREENMTRRKGGETAGTVS; translated from the coding sequence ATGAGATCCCTGTTCTATGACATCCACCGGACAGTCATGAACGCGGTTGAAAGGGCAGGATATCCTCTGGTAAGGGTGCTTTCAATCCTTGGCATACCAAGGTCATGGTACTATGCACAGATAGAATTCTCGCCGCTCCTGGACGGAAGGTTCAATCCGCTGGCTGTCAGGGATGATGAGGGGTGGATCGTGATAGGATACAAGCATAAACACCCGGAAATGTCATTCAGGGAGCTTGCATACGCAATGATGGACGAGGACATTGCGTACCTGTCTCCAAGCACCGTATACAGCATTCTGAAGAGGAACAACCTCATTGTTGAATGGAAAAGGCCGTCGTGGGAATCCACCCGCCCGGAACATGCAAATAGGCCTGACGAAAGATGGCAGACAGACATTATGTACGTCAAAATAAATGGACGATTCTTCTATCTCCTGATCTTCATAGACGAGTATTCCAGGTACATAGTGCACCATTCACTGCTGACATCAATGGATGCCGATTCCGTGTCTCTGGAAGCGCAGGCTGCAATAGACATACTGAGAAAATCATCACTTGCGGAACCGGTTATTCAGTCGGATAACGGTTCATCATTCATCGCCATGGAGTTCAAGCTTGTCCTGAGGGAGAACCACCTCACTCAAAAATTAATAAGGCCACATACACCTGAACAGAATGGCATTGTGGAAAGAGCCAACAAGACCATGCGGGAATCCCTGGTACCGGTGATCCTGATGGATTACGAGCAGGCTAAATCTGAGATATCCAGGATCATCCAGCACTACAATAACGAAAGAAGACATTCCTCCCTGCAGTATCTCACGCCGATACAGTATTACAGGGGAGAGCCTGATGTTCTACTGGCCATAAGGGAAGCAAAGATCGAGAAGGCAAGGATATTAAGGAGAGAAGAGAATATGACAAGAAGGAAAGGAGGTGAAACAGCAGGAACTGTATCATAA
- a CDS encoding Transposase, with the protein MGEKRAYKAEEKLRIVLEGMSGTISVADLCRKYDVKPARFYYWKDQLINSAPEIFENRGRKVDEDRIRSEKDQEIMRLKDVIAEITQENLEIKKKYGSIFQRRGRT; encoded by the coding sequence ATGGGAGAGAAGAGAGCATACAAAGCTGAAGAAAAGTTGAGGATAGTCCTTGAAGGAATGAGCGGAACCATCTCAGTGGCGGATCTCTGCAGGAAGTACGATGTCAAGCCTGCAAGGTTCTACTACTGGAAGGATCAGCTCATTAACAGCGCCCCTGAGATATTTGAGAACAGGGGCAGGAAAGTCGATGAAGATCGCATAAGGTCCGAAAAGGATCAGGAGATCATGAGGCTCAAGGATGTCATTGCTGAGATTACGCAGGAGAACCTGGAGATCAAAAAAAAGTATGGAAGCATCTTTCAGAGGAGGGGACGAACATGA